Proteins co-encoded in one Salvia splendens isolate huo1 chromosome 4, SspV2, whole genome shotgun sequence genomic window:
- the LOC121799778 gene encoding cytochrome P450 714C2-like — protein MFLSTILALLLGFIIHLYISLVANPRKIQKALKKQGINGPPPKILLGNILEIKKSRDAAANTASESGPPALHNTASVFPFLEQWRKQYGHMFTFSLGNLQVLYVSDPNVVKEITTTTSQDLGRPAYQQKTFGPLLGQGILTSNGAIWARQRKIMAPELFMDKVRGMMSIITESADTVVNTWKQEIEASKGGVLDIAVDSYMKRFSGDIISRACFGSNYTKGHDIFLKLGALQDLVSKKTMSVGLPGLRHLPTKSNRKIWGLEKEIRTSILKLVKQREEAGYEKDLLQTLVEGAKGTYSTSSAMDQFIVDNCRNIYLAGFETSAISASWCLMLLASNPEWQTRIREEVEQVCRGQVPDVDMLRKMKQLHTVIQETMRLYPPSPTLAREVSKDMKIGNVHVPKGVNVWTMVATLHTDRDIWGPDALQFKPERFQNGISGACKNPNCYMPFGFGQRVCVGQHLAMMELKYLMALIISNFSFTLSPKYVHKPEMTMMIEPKHGVHILVSKI, from the exons ATGTTTCTGTCCACAATTCTTGCTCTGTTGCTTGGATTCATCATCCACCTCTACATTTCTCTGGTGGCGAATCCCAGAAAGATACAAAAAGCGTTGAAGAAACAAGGAATCAATGGCCCTCCTCCAAAAATCCTCCTCGGCAACATCCTCGAGATCAAGAAATCCCGGGATGCAGCCGCGAACACGGCTTCTGAATCTGGGCCACCAGCCCTGCACAATACCGCCTCCGTATTCCCATTTTTGGAGCAATGGAGGAAGCAATACG GTCATATGTTCACATTTTCTCTGGGGAATCTGCAAGTGCTATACGTGAGCGATCCAAATGTGGTGAAGGAGATCACGACGACGACGTCACAGGACTTGGGGAGGCCTGCTTACCAGCAGAAAACATTTGGACCTCTTCTTGGGCAGGGCATCTTGACATCCAACGGTGCAATTTGGGCACGACAGCGAAAGATCATGGCTCCCGAGTTGTTCATGGACAAAGTTCGG GGAATGATGAGCATAATCACTGAATCGGCCGACACAGTGGTGAATACTTGGAAGCAAGAAATCGAAGCCAGCAAAGGTGGAGTCCTTGACATCGCTGTCGACAGTTATATGAAGAGATTTTCGGGAGATATTATTTCAAGAGCTTGTTTTGGGAGTAATTATACTAAAGGGCATGACATATTCTTGAAGCTTGGGGCTCTCCAAGACCTTGTGTCCAAGAAAACAATGTCTGTTGGCCTTCCCGGATTAAG gcatcTTCCGACAAAGAGCAATAGGAAGATATGGGGTTTGGAGAAGGAAATCAGGACATCAATACTGAAGCTTGTAAAGCAGAGGGAAGAGGCTGGATACGAGAAGGATTTGCTTCAAACTCTTGTCGAAGGAGCGAAGGGGACTTATTCAACATCGTCTGCGATGGATCAGTTCATTGTCGATAACTGCAGAAACATATACTTAGCTGGCTTCGAGACATCTGCCATTTCAGCTTCATGGTGTTTAATGTTGTTAGCTTCCAACCCCGAGTGGCAAACCCGCATCCGGGAAGAAGTAGAGCAAGTGTGTCGGGGGCAGGTCCCCGACGTAGACATGCTTCGTAAGATGAAGCAG CTACATACGGTGATTCAAGAGACAATGAGGTTGTATCCGCCGTCGCCAACTCTAGCTAGGGAGGTGTCGAAAGACATGAAGATAGGGAACGTGCACGTGCCAAAGGGCGTGAACGTGTGGACCATGGTGGCCACGTTGCACACGGACCGTGACATATGGGGTCCGGATGCGCTCCAATTCAAGCCCGAGAGGTTCCAAAATGGAATCTCGGGTGCGTGCAAGAACCCGAATTGCTACATGCCGTTCGGGTTTGGACAGCGTGTGTGCGTCGGGCAACATTTGGCAATGATGGAGCTTAAGTACCTCATGGCTCTAATCATCTCCAACTTCTCCTTCACTTTGTCTCCCAAATATGTTCATAAGCCAGAGATGACAATGATGATAGAGCCTAAGCATGGAGTTCACATTTTAGTTAGCAAGATATGA